One window of the Shimwellia blattae DSM 4481 = NBRC 105725 genome contains the following:
- a CDS encoding ABC transporter permease, giving the protein MKYNLGYLVDLVVVITNKELKVRYKSSFFGYLWSIANPLLFAMIYYFIFKLVMRVQIPNYTVFLITGLFPWQWFASSATNSLFSFIANAQIIKKTVFPRSVIPLSNVMMEGLHFLCTIPVIIVFLYVYDMSPSFDWLWGVPLIAIGQIIFTFGVSLIFSTLNLFFRDLERFVSLGIMLMFYCTPILYASDMIPESYGWIITYNPLASMIISWRDLFMNGVLNYEHIGILYLSGIILLIAGQYVFNKLKYRFAEIL; this is encoded by the coding sequence ATGAAGTATAATTTAGGCTATTTGGTTGATTTAGTTGTAGTTATCACGAATAAAGAACTTAAGGTTCGGTATAAAAGCAGTTTTTTTGGTTATTTGTGGTCTATCGCAAATCCGCTGCTTTTTGCCATGATCTATTATTTCATTTTTAAACTGGTTATGCGGGTACAGATTCCCAATTACACTGTGTTTTTGATCACTGGCTTATTTCCCTGGCAGTGGTTTGCCAGCTCAGCAACCAACTCATTGTTTTCGTTTATTGCTAATGCGCAGATTATCAAAAAGACAGTTTTTCCGCGCTCGGTGATTCCACTCAGTAACGTAATGATGGAAGGTCTGCATTTTTTGTGCACTATTCCGGTCATCATTGTTTTCCTGTATGTCTATGATATGTCGCCATCTTTCGACTGGTTGTGGGGGGTGCCGCTTATCGCTATTGGTCAAATTATATTCACTTTTGGTGTGTCGTTAATTTTCTCCACGCTTAATTTGTTTTTTCGCGATCTGGAGCGTTTTGTGAGCCTGGGGATTATGCTGATGTTCTACTGCACCCCCATCCTGTATGCCTCCGATATGATTCCGGAAAGCTACGGCTGGATCATCACTTATAATCCCCTGGCGAGTATGATTATTAGCTGGCGTGATCTGTTTATGAATGGTGTGTTAAATTATGAGCACATAGGTATTCTTTATCTTTCAGGGATTATTTTGTTAATCGCTGGTCAATATGTGTTCAATAAGCTGAAATATCGATTTGCA